The genomic segment TGGTTCTGTAATAGTCAATTCCGATAAAGCTCTTGCTCCCTGAACCGGCATAACCGGATAGAAGGGCAGAATTTCGTTTACCAGGGCAGGATCGGAGATAAGGGAATAGCAGTATCGCCCTTCCTGTTTTGTTCCACGGAGGGCGAAGATTGATTCAACCTCACCTGTTTCAAGAAGGCGACCCAGTAAAAATTCAAGAGTATCCTGCATTGACGAATTGGATATCAGTACGCTGTTATCAGCCAAAAATCAACCTCCCGGGGGGATTACTAGTTTTCGTACTCATGAAGTTCTTCAAGTTTGAAAGTATTGAGGGGAAGAGGGTCTTCAGGATTACTTCCAGCGCTGTAATCGAAAATATCAGTGGTGTTGCTTGAAACCATGCTGACAAGCCTGCCGATTGGTATATCGGAAGGACAGGCATCTTCGCACATTCCGCATGATACGCATGAAAGGCTCATGTGTGCCATTCTGCCGATATGGAAGAGAAGCGTATTCGATAATAACTTTGCTGCTCCGGCATTGCTGGAACGCTCAAGATATGCGGAAGCGGGTGAACGCCTGTCTTTCATATCTATGAAGCATAACCTGCAGTAGCATATGGGACATACAGTTCGGCAGTTTCGGCAACCGATGCATCCGCTGAAAACCTCGGTCAATCCGTTCAGTCCGCCGTATGCGTTTTTTAGATTATCCTCAGCATCCGTCTTTATCTTCTGTCGTTCTTTCCTGAGATCCTTCGTCCATTCCATCCATGCTGAAGTATCAGATTCCGCCTTCATGCCGAGTGAGTCGAGAAGCTCCTGTCCTTTTTCAGTCAGGGGAACCAATATCCGATCGTTTCCGCTGCGTGCCAGGCACACGTCACCTTCCGAGGTGAAGCTGGAGCATTGCCCGCAGAGGGGGCGGATGGTTTCCGGCTTACGGAAGTCCGGTTCCATGATGCCATCCTCACCGAAATCGGAAAGAGGTACCGCTCCCGGGCAATCCATAGTGAGGATGATGATGTTGTTAAGGTCGATCTGCTCAAGTTTTGAAAGCTCGATTGCAGCCCTTGCTTCACACGGGCGCATAACGGCCAGCATTTTTTCCTTTTCAGTGGACTGGGTGAAAGAGGCCAGGGCTTTCGCTCCCTGAACTGACATGACTGGAGGAACAGGTTCAGCTTTATCCAGAGCGGAAACATCGTATGCGAGAATCCATGGAAATGAGTTCTCAGCTCCTCTTGAAGGGATCATTACAGAACTGACAGCACCGCTGCTCAGAGCATTCTTCATCAGATCGATGAGTAAGGATCTTATTTCTTTTCCTGATTCCAACAATGCGCCCTTCATCTCAGAACTCCTGCCATCTGGTAACTTATCTGGTCGGGGGTGAAATGTTGAGCCCTGATGGCCCCGGAAGGACATGCACCAGCGCAGTTGCCGCATCCTTTGCACAAGACGCTGTTTACAGAGCAGACCAATTTTTCCTCATCGAAGGATATCGCTCCGAAACCGCACACCTCCATACAGGTCATGCATCCGCGGCACAGGGTTTCGGAGATAACGGATGTTCTGGGCTCGGTTTCAACTTCCCTTCCAGGTACGAGAGAGGAGAGTATCGTTCCCGCTACCGCCTCCGATTGTGATATCGCTTCTTTGAGGTTGCAGTATCCGCCCGCGCAACCGGCCACGTAAACTCCGTCGATAGGCGTCGACACCGGCGCCAGGGAATCATGTTCTCTTGAGGGGAATCCATCCTGATCGGTTGAGATTCGCAGCATTTCAGCAATCTCCCTGAATCCTTCTGAAGCGATGCCTCCAGCATTTTCATCTTCCGAACATCCTGTTGCCAGAACAACCGCCCCGGCTCTGATCTCATCGTAGTCTTCGCCGAGTCTAACGATGAAATTTCCGAAGAAACCCACGATTTCCTCCGGTTCCAGTCCGGTTATTACCTTTATCTCACTTCGCTCTGCCACTTTTGCCGAAAGGTCCTTTACAAGTTCTTCATTCTCAGGGGTTACAGAACCGCCGGGAGAAGGGCTTCTTTCGATAATAGTTATTCTTCTGTCGGCATCCGCAAGAAGAAGGGAAGTAGTCATACCAGCTGTTCCGCCACCAATCACCACCACTTCAGGATTACAGACAATACTGGTTTTCTCAAGAGGTTTATGGCGGCTGGTCCTGTTTATGGCACCCTTTACGAGTCTCAGAGCTTTCTCGGTCGCGGATACTTTATCTTGTGTTACCCATGCGACCTGTTCCCGTATATTTGCCATCTGCATCATGAAGGGGTTCAGTCCGGCAGTTTCACAGACTTTCATGAACGTTTCTTCATGTTCCCGCGGGGAACATGCTGCTACAACTATCCTGTCCAGGTTGTTTTCCGAAATTTTTTCTGCCATGTACCTTTTTCCGTCAGGTGAGCAGAGCAGGCCGTACGTTTCCGAGAGTACAACGCCCTCGATTTTAGAAACTTCTTCAGCGATCTTCTCGATATCAATTTTATCACCGATATTGGGACCGCAGCTGCATACGAAAACGCCGGTTCTCATACTCCCCCTTTTGAATTCGCCAGAATCCTGCCTACCGCGGCAGCGGCACTGGTTACGGAAGCTGTGATGTCCAAAGGACCGCTGGCGCATCCCGCCGCTAAGATGCCCGGAACGGAGGTCAGTACAGAAGAATGTTCCGGATCGGGATTTACCGCGAATCCGTCTTCATTGTCTTCAATGCCAAGCAGTTCGATAAAACTCGTTGTCCCGGATGAGGGAAGCATTGTTGTGCCAAGCACAAGCAGATCAGCTTCAGCCGAAAAGATACCTTCAGATGTGTTGCAGGCAATACTCAGTTTTTTTTCGTCTTCACTATCATGTACTTCTGGAATCCGAGTGTATCGCACAACGTCAGCTTCAGCGCTCCTCCATTTCTGATGGTATCTGTCTTCAAGTGCGTCGGGACAGTAGGATGCGTCAAGCAAAACCACAGGGCGGATATCGGGGAGCTTCTCTTTCAGATAATGAAGGAATTTGAGGGAGTACATAGTATTGATACTCGAGTAACTTCCTGTTCCTCCCGCATGAACTATTATCGCGGCGGACTCTGGTTTCAACCCGTCCTTTGTAACCAGTTCTCCTGATGTGGGACCGTTTGACGAGTAGTACCGTTCGAATTCGGATGAGGTGAATACACCAGCGTTGCTTCCCCAAAGGAATTGCTCAAACAATTTTCCGGGGGACGGCTGGAAACCTGTTGCCAGTATTATATCCGATACGGCTACTTCAGTCTCAGAATCTTCATCTGAATAATCTACAGCTTCGAAAACACAGGCTTCTGAGCACAGGCTGCAGTTTTCATCACCGCTCCATCTGAGACAGATATCCCTGTCTATCCAGGGGACGTTGGGCAGGGCTCCGGCACAGGGAACGGAAATGGCCTTTCTTTTCGAAAGGCTTTCCTCGAAATCGTTGTTTTTCTCAACCGGGCAGGCATTCCAGCATTCCGCACAGCCAATGCATGCCACAGGATCCACACACGAAGCTCTTTGTAATATCCTTACCCGGAAATCACCTTTTGAACCCTTGACGGATAATACTTCTCCAAGAGTAATCACATCTATGAGATCGTCTCGGAGAACTTCCTGCTGCATGGGTGAAACCATGCATGTGGCACATTCCATCGCGGGAAAGATATCCTCACAGCGGATGAGCCTGCCGCCTATTATGGAAGAACTCTCGAGAAGATGAACATGCCTTCCGGCCGAGGATAGAAGGAGAGATGCCTTCATTCCCGCAACGCCGGCTCCTATGACGA from the Candidatus Aegiribacteria sp. genome contains:
- a CDS encoding 4Fe-4S dicluster domain-containing protein; this translates as MKGALLESGKEIRSLLIDLMKNALSSGAVSSVMIPSRGAENSFPWILAYDVSALDKAEPVPPVMSVQGAKALASFTQSTEKEKMLAVMRPCEARAAIELSKLEQIDLNNIIILTMDCPGAVPLSDFGEDGIMEPDFRKPETIRPLCGQCSSFTSEGDVCLARSGNDRILVPLTEKGQELLDSLGMKAESDTSAWMEWTKDLRKERQKIKTDAEDNLKNAYGGLNGLTEVFSGCIGCRNCRTVCPICYCRLCFIDMKDRRSPASAYLERSSNAGAAKLLSNTLLFHIGRMAHMSLSCVSCGMCEDACPSDIPIGRLVSMVSSNTTDIFDYSAGSNPEDPLPLNTFKLEELHEYEN
- a CDS encoding NAD(P)-binding protein, which gives rise to MATDVLVIGAGVAGMKASLLLSSAGRHVHLLESSSIIGGRLIRCEDIFPAMECATCMVSPMQQEVLRDDLIDVITLGEVLSVKGSKGDFRVRILQRASCVDPVACIGCAECWNACPVEKNNDFEESLSKRKAISVPCAGALPNVPWIDRDICLRWSGDENCSLCSEACVFEAVDYSDEDSETEVAVSDIILATGFQPSPGKLFEQFLWGSNAGVFTSSEFERYYSSNGPTSGELVTKDGLKPESAAIIVHAGGTGSYSSINTMYSLKFLHYLKEKLPDIRPVVLLDASYCPDALEDRYHQKWRSAEADVVRYTRIPEVHDSEDEKKLSIACNTSEGIFSAEADLLVLGTTMLPSSGTTSFIELLGIEDNEDGFAVNPDPEHSSVLTSVPGILAAGCASGPLDITASVTSAAAAVGRILANSKGGV
- a CDS encoding 4Fe-4S binding protein is translated as MRTGVFVCSCGPNIGDKIDIEKIAEEVSKIEGVVLSETYGLLCSPDGKRYMAEKISENNLDRIVVAACSPREHEETFMKVCETAGLNPFMMQMANIREQVAWVTQDKVSATEKALRLVKGAINRTSRHKPLEKTSIVCNPEVVVIGGGTAGMTTSLLLADADRRITIIERSPSPGGSVTPENEELVKDLSAKVAERSEIKVITGLEPEEIVGFFGNFIVRLGEDYDEIRAGAVVLATGCSEDENAGGIASEGFREIAEMLRISTDQDGFPSREHDSLAPVSTPIDGVYVAGCAGGYCNLKEAISQSEAVAGTILSSLVPGREVETEPRTSVISETLCRGCMTCMEVCGFGAISFDEEKLVCSVNSVLCKGCGNCAGACPSGAIRAQHFTPDQISYQMAGVLR